The Pseudomonadota bacterium sequence GCGAGCGCGCGAGTTCCGTCTTTTCGATCAACGCCGCCCGCTCGGCCATGAGCCCCGAGCGTTGCGTTCGCAGGGCTTTGTTCTCGCCATTCAATTGTTCGATCGCACGGATTAGCTCGTCGACACGCGCCTCGAGCGTCTCGATATGTAAAGGTTCTTGCACTTGAATCGCCTTGCTGTCGAACCGCTTCGGAGAATCCACTATAGAGCGGCAGTCCACGGCGGTCAACAACATCGAATGAGGGTGTTTTCATGGGTTTTGCTCAAGTATCATTAGCGCATCTCTAAAACGGGCAATAGGTCTGCGGACGGATGGATAAGCGCGAGTTTATGCGGCGGCGAAAACGCCTGATGGATATGATGAATTCAGGCGGCATGGCGATCATACCGGCCGCGCCGATACGGCACCGCAATGGCGATGTGGAGTTCCCCTACCGGCCGGACAGTAACTTTTTCTACT is a genomic window containing:
- a CDS encoding TIGR02449 family protein yields the protein MQEPLHIETLEARVDELIRAIEQLNGENKALRTQRSGLMAERAALIEKTELARSRVESMITRLKAMES